One Anaerobaca lacustris DNA window includes the following coding sequences:
- a CDS encoding ferritin-like domain-containing protein, whose product MGTRGTEIVGMDVKELLELLNRAFCDEWLAYYQYWLGAKVVKGPMKDAVIVELEQHATEELNHALMLTNRIIQLGGTPISTPQAWYKWTNCGYDAPDDPYVMTILEQNIKGEQCAISTYQKLMQKTLTADPVTYNIALQIIEQEVEHEEDLQALQEDLELMLKRH is encoded by the coding sequence ATGGGAACCAGAGGCACCGAAATCGTTGGAATGGATGTCAAGGAACTGCTGGAACTGCTCAATCGAGCCTTTTGTGACGAGTGGCTGGCCTATTACCAGTATTGGCTGGGGGCCAAGGTCGTGAAGGGCCCGATGAAGGACGCCGTGATCGTCGAGCTGGAGCAGCACGCGACCGAGGAATTGAACCATGCGTTGATGCTGACCAACCGGATCATCCAGTTGGGCGGCACGCCGATCTCGACGCCACAGGCCTGGTACAAGTGGACCAACTGCGGCTACGATGCCCCGGACGACCCCTACGTCATGACGATCCTCGAACAGAACATCAAGGGCGAGCAGTGCGCCATCAGCACGTATCAGAAACTGATGCAGAAAACGCTCACAGCCGACCCGGTTACGTACAATATCGCCCTGCAAATCATCGAGCAGGAAGTGGAGCACGAAGAAGACCTCCAGGCCCTGCAGGAGGACCTCGAACTGATGCTCAAAAGGCATTGA